The DNA sequence GGAAGCAAATCTTGATCCCAGAATCGGTCATGAATATTGAATCCTGACCGCCTCTGAATAGTCCACTCTGACCTCGCTATTTTTCACAGGTGGATCTTGTGCCTTGCTCTCCTCGCCTCACATCCCCCCTGCTGTGCTTCCCAATACACAAAAAATACGACTCAGAAAGAGATTTGTTGATAGAAGTCAGAAGTTGATGCAGATACAGCCGCGAAACttgaaagcaaagaagaaacacCGACTGGTGATTGGATGGGATGAAGTTGGAAGTTGCGTGTGGATGATAATACGATATATAATActgtacaaaataaaagaaaagagaagagaagcaCGGGAGGTGGCGGAGCAGGACACTCAAATCCTATCGACGAGTGCCCAAAGGATAGtcccaaaaagaaaagaaaagatctCCAAAATGtagagaagaaagggaaCCAAACAGCAAGCGTCAAGCTCATACCGAGAGATCAGACCTATCGTCTGTCCATCCTTCATCGCAGCGACATCTTCGACGCACGAGTCGCAAGACCACccatcctttctttttccattgcagcagcagcggcagcatCCACACCCTCTCTCgccctctctctttcttcctccccAGGACCAGCACCAACACCCAGAGTTCCACCAACGACAACACCTCCCCTTTCACCTGCAGTTCTGATGCTCACCAGCACATCCCTGCAGTACTTGACTTTTTCCAGTAGCCGCGCGTTGAGCTTGGCCTTGTCCAGCTCTGCCTGCGGCGCAGTGGCCGGCGGAGGTGGCTGGAAGGAAGCAGCCATAATAGACGAAAGCGAATGTCGCGTCAGCTTGTAGTGTTTGTCGATGTGAGTCACAAGTTGTCCAGAGGAAGACAGGATGAGTTTAGAGTGGTCATAAAAGTTGAACTATATTGAAATTATTAAATGGAGAAACATGACTAGAAGAAAGAAACTTACCTGTAGAACATCGTGACTCAATTTGAATACGATGACATGCTTCATTCGCAAATACTTTTGCACCCACTCCATTCCCCTTTCCCGGCCTACGTCTTCGAACGTCCAGTCGTACTCGCCGTACAGCCGGTCCATGATATACCGCTCAAAGTGCTTTAGGAGGTACACCTTGGATTTGAGGTCCTCGGGGTACTCCTCGACGGTGTACGACTTGCGCACGTAGATCGAACCCGAGCGGCGTGAGGTAATGTAGTCAAAGTGTCTATATGAACAAATTAGTTCGGATGAGAGGATGAGGAAAGGGAACAGCACATACACTTTATCAGCACTCAGTACAACAGTCGTGCTGTCGTTGAAATGCACGCCCACACTCCCGTCAGTCAAGGCATAGCCCATACCATACTTATTGCAATAATCCACCCAGCTGACAATGAACACCTTCTCGTCCGGGAGAGGCAGCGCAGCTGAAGGGGGCGCGGGATAGAGACGCCCTGCGGCTTTGGCCTCAAAGGCAAGTGTGAGGGTGTGCGCAGCCGCGTCAAAGCCGTTCAACTTCGGTAGGGGTTCGGTAGGTGCAGGGGTAGGGGCGTTGGTAGTGACGGTGGTGGTGTGTTTAAGCGCCGGCTTGAGGGAGCCATGCTTGACTGTGCTGgggttgatgttgacgttCTCTTTGTCGCCAGACGATGGCACGCGCTCCTTCTCCCTTAACGAGCGGGTTGGGTAtgtctgctgctgctccctCAACCTCTCCGGCTCCCTAGGATCAGGCCTGcgctcctcctcttcatcttcatcatcatcctgaGGAAGTTCGTCACCTTCCTCGCGCACGGGTGCCATCTGAGCGACAATCCTCGCCTTCTGCGCTTCCAGCTCCTTGGTACGTAGACGCATCTCCTCGGCCTCTTCAGGGTCCGCCACACCATCAACGTCCATCATATTGAGCCTGCGGTGGGACCGAATACTGCCCGCCCTCGGCGCCGCCTCAACAGCAGCGCGTGGGTTATCGCTTTCCTCGACAATCCCATCCAAGCCCCTCGTCACGCTTCTTCTACCGAGCGGACTCGCGCTCGCCAGGCCCCCAACACCATTCGCACCACCTGCACCACCCTCCTTGACTGCCTGCAGCTTGCGAAGGAGCGGGTTCTCACGCGGACCAGCACCGCCGGGGGAACCATTCGTGCTCATGACCAATGGCTGTCGCGCAGAACTGAGGAGCGCAGAGATAGGCGAGCCAGGTTGCACCGCCTTCTGGAACTCCTTCTCCTGCTGCGCGATACTCGACGTGATGCTCTTGCTCGCTGCAATACTCGACATATTGTTTGAGCTACCGGAAGCAGGGAGGGAGCCTGAAGGGGCAACACCTGCTGCCGCGCCAGCGGAAGCACCCGCTGCTGAGAAATCGACGTCCAGGAGCGAGTACTTGCGCAGCCGTTTTAGATTCGCGTCGCTCGCCGCCTTGGAGACATGTCTGAAATCGGGGGGCGCGTCGTGCGCGGACGTGGGGATGTACGCGGGGACTGGGCCCTGTGTGAAGAATGTATGATCCACAATCTCATGGAGCGTGGGGCGTTCTGCAGGGTTTGGTGTCAAGATGAGTTGGATGAGGTGTTGCACGGCGGACGAGATGACACGCTCTGTTGGGAATTCGTACTCGTTGTCCCTAATGCGCTTGTATATCGCCTTGACGTCCTTGGTCTGGAACGGTGGGCGGCCGACAACGAGCGTGTACAGAATGACACCAACGCTCCACGTGTCAACTTCAAAGCTGTGGCCGTTGGCGGTGTCGAAGAGAACCTCCGGTGCGATGTAGTTAGGTGTACCGCAGATGGTTTTCTTCCGCTCCCCAGGATTCTCTATGAGTGCCGCAAGCCCAAAGTCACCCACTTTAACGTTCATATTCGCGTCGAGGAAGAGGTTACCGAGTTTGAGATCACGGTGGATGACCTGGTGAGTGTGCATGTAGTGGCATGCACCAATGAGTTGCACCATGAAGAAACGCGACTCAGGCTCGGTGAAACGCCGTCGTCTGCGCAGCATGTCCATAAGCGAGCCTGAAGGACATAGCTCGAGCGTCATGTAGACGTTGTCGCTGTCCTCAAAACATTCTTGGAAGTGCACAATATTAGGGTGCTCGAGCGAACGATGAATTTTGATTTCTGCGTAGAGCTGCGGCACGCGTCAGGTGAGTGGTACTTTGGGAAAGGAGTAAATGAAACGTACTTTAGTTTTAGCTTTCTTAGTTTTGAGAGAGGCTTTGGTAACAACCTTACACGCTAAGCGAGAACCTCGCTGGTCTTTCACTTCGTATACCCTGGCAAATCCACccttcagaaaaaaaaagcattAGTATGAGCCACCCAACGTCCACCGTGCATCATTCCAAATCCATGCATCATTCATCCAGGCCAACGCTCAACATCaataagagaaaaaaacccaCCTCGCCCAAAAACCCAACCCTGTCAAATTGCAACCTTCCTGTCTTGTCACTAATAACCTTCGGAGGTGATGGCGGTGTTGTCTTGCTGTTTTGCCGTGGGAGCGGTGGCGAACTAGGTGCCTTCGGTGGAGGCTTCGGCCCCTCTTgatgctgttgttgttgattttgGTGTGTCTGATGAGGGTGCGCAGAGGCGGGGTAGTTCACGTTCATGGCGGTATTCGTCAACGGGTGTCTGCGCTGCAATGGCATGCCAGAGGGGTGGCCGCTCCCGCCCCCAATGGTCGGTTGCGGTGGCGGAGGCATGTTTCGATAGTTCGTCGGTGCTTGATACATACTTGCTCGCTGTTAATGCCGatttcgatgtcgatgtcgatgtcgatgtataCGATGTGGTTGCTGCTTATTTACCTACAGAGCCTTATGCTTGCCTTGCACTCGGTGTGTCTTTTCTAGTCGATGCCTTGTCTTCGTTTTAAACAGGCCTAACACCTTAGAGAAGACACTGTCGGTGGGTTGAAACAGAGATCGTGGGGGTTGGtggaggaaaagaaacaaaatcgGAAAAGTTGAACCAACTGTCGCACGAGGCAAACGCGTTTTGGTGCAGGTGTCACGTGGGGGCGAGTTGTTGAAAGTTCGCACAATGTCGCGCCACGAACTTTCTGATGGCAATCCTTTTCTTGTTCTCCATTAGTGTGCGGTATTGTACCATATACAAGCTGAAAACATTCTTTTTGCTTGAAAAAGGGTGAAGTGGGTGCGAAAACATATGCCTTGTCCTCGGACCTTGATTCTGTTTACGCATGCAAGCATACTGCCTGGCTGTTGCATTTCGATATAATTTAATCAGTTGAGGGCATCTACGGCTCTCGAGCGCAATGTCAAGCTTATGAACGGCACTCTTAATAAATTCTTGAATTCTTTGGCGTAAGGTATGGCCGCCGGCCCTCATTCGGAAGGAAGTCCATTGGAGGTGACATAATTGAGGGTGTGAAATGGGATTTCGTATCAGCAATGTAGCTAGAGATAGACTGAACTCAGCAGTAACAGTTTTTGCTGTCGTGGTATCAATATTCCGAGTACTACGCTGACAGTTCTTACGTATTTCGGGGTACTAGAGGACTCCGTGGCAGGTAAAGGACTAGAAAATGGTTGGGGAGAGTATTaatgaaataaaagaaaTCAGGCAAAACCCCTGATGCATTTAAACACGCATCATACACGCTGATTGGATTATTAGATGAATGCCTCTCGCATAAAAAGCCTTTGTTCGTAGTTCAGCTACATAGCCTTTCCCTGCTAAATATGTTCCCCTGtctctttcttttattcTCACCTGATCGTTAGGCCAGGCCTGGGGAGGCTCCCCTAAGGGCTTGTCCGTTATTTCGATGATTTGACCCTCAAACCCGAGAGAATTTGGGTCTCAATCCCCGAAACTGGGTTATTTCCAAATATGGTAATTTTTCTCCCCCTACAGAGCGTCAATCAGTCAACACCGAGAAAATTATCGCAAATAGTATGGTAATTCTAATATTTGGGTGTATTTGATGATTTTGGTACATTTTTCTATCCATTTAAATTGAATTTGGGGTGCAAGGATAATCTTTGACCCTGGTAAATGTCCCAATAATCCGCAATTctggcctcaaatccgccagATCCGGACAATGTTCGCAGAAAGTCCCGTCCGCAGACTGTAAGGTTCGCCAaaccttgaagcttgaatgTCCAACCGCGAACCGCGAGCCTTGAGGCGCGAACATTGAACAGCGAACTGCAAACCACAAACTTATTTGTAAAGAACCAATGAAAGCAGCACAATTTTATAGTTACTAGTTCCTGCTATCATGAAGGTTTTCCCCAAACAAGCTTTATTTCAATGATTGAGCGTAAAGAAATCATAAATATATTCATGCACATAAATAAGGGACAGAAATGCGGTCAGCTCTTCCAAGCTTTAGCTACCTCCAAGTATTGGAAATCTAACCAGGAATATAGCCAGCTTGATGCAATCTTGAAACAGGCTTGAGGAGATCCACGAGAAGGGTATGTATTTATTTTGCTTTGCATCTCCCACTATACCTATATTATTCAAGGGAATACGGCTCTGAAAAATCACGACAGTCTACAGCGGTGCATTAACCAGTGCCAACAGTGGCTCTCATGCAGGATCCTGTTTGCATCACAGATTCCATAGCACAAACAAGTTCGTGGTTCCCCGTTCGCGGGTAGGCGAACCGACAAGGTCTGCCAACGAGATGCCCACAATTTTCGTCCTGCAGcccctcaaatccgcgagaatCTAGACAAGCctctaggggagcttcccggggcctGTGAGGCCTTGTCTCGAGCAAGTTGTTTGCTTGCCCACCTTTCCACACTCCCAGTTTCTTTTCTGTCCATTTCTCTTTTCTGTTTTGTTATTTTTCAGTCTTTATAGCACACTATTCGGCTGTTCCAGCTTGGGCTCCGAAGGCCCTTCGCGAGAGAAATTCGGCGACAAAAAATAGATGCACTTTTTGCACCGAAAACCCTCAGCTCGTGTCCAAGCCTAGCTTCCACATCTTCATTGTATTCAACATTCCTCATTTCCATTTTTCCTCCAAAGGAGCTCACCCTAAGCCTACATTTCTCACAGACTCGGGTCCAAGGACTCAACGTAAGATATGTTCTTAAAAGACTCGACATGGATGTCGTCTTAACTATTATGTGCCGGATACAGAGTCAATATGAAACCAAGGTTCAATGGAAATCAAAAACATACTCCTATTCCTGCAATGTTTTCAGTAACAGTTCGAGTGCAGAATCATTTGTATCATCAACGTCGTTGCCGAAGTTCGCCGTGAGAAATCATGGCGGCCCATCGATGAGCGGGACTGATAAAAGGTGCGAGATATAAAAAATATGGCATTCCGTTGCCGTCGACGATGTGCTACACTACCTAATGACTATCGTACAAGACGCCGCCCCTTATGCCACATCACTACGAGGCTTTCGACTTCTTGCCTCCCCTTggtcttttcctttttgatGTGGCGGGGCTCCCGGTCCTGAAGAATTACGGCACGTAAGTCACTATCTTATCTGAGATGTAGAATCAAAACACTTACTCCACCACTAAATTGTCCATGCTAACGGGCATTTGTTGACGATCAAATGCCTCGCTAGCCACTGTCCTCTCGGCTGTGACGAGTGGGACAAATCCCCCTTCCTTGGCCCCAGGCTCTGTCAGTGGCATCATGTCATGTTCGTATGACTTCATGAGCGCTGGGGCCCTCGGATTCAAGTTCCTTGGCCTTCCCCTCTTTCCCTCAACCTCTGTGATCCCGGGGCCTCGGATTGTATCCTGGGACTCTGAGAGCCTGGCCTTTTTAGATTTGGAGCCTCTTGTGTCTTCGTTTTCTGACTCCAAATCTTCTTGATGTCTCTTGCGAGACCGCGGCACGCTCTCATCCCTTTGGAAAAAGAAATTTTCTCGTGAGTTCCCATCACAAAATGTTTATCGATAATCGTACCTCCCATTCTCCTGGCCATGCTCTAACACTGGCCCCGCTCCCCACCTGATGTTTACAAATGAATCATGTCAATATCTATGTCAaagagaggagagaaaaaaCTTCATACCCTCCGTCATTCGTTTGGTCATCGATGTTTGTTTGCTCTACGGGCTCACGTGTGAGCCCGGAGCGGACGTCGTCGCATCCATCGTTGATGGATATCGTGTTGTTAAGTTTTTTCTCCTCTCTTGGCGAGGAGAAAAACATGGATGGATGGGTGATGAAACCCTCACCCGGTTCAAACCATGGCTGAGCATGGTTGTAATTTGTGCGCTGATACTGACTTGTATCTGTGCTGCTCCCTGTCAAGGGAGATGGAAAAGACTGCCTGTAAGTTGACCTCATTTTCAGCCTGAATTGCTGTAATTGTTTTATAAAAAACGAACATCCTATTGCCATGCGTGTTGCGTATGGGCGACTTATCCCATTGACGTGGTGTCATTCGGTCAGTCGCTGGCTGAATCGACTCCTCATATTCCTCTCGCTGCCAACGAGAGGGGCCTGCTTGTCCCGTGGCAGGAATCGAAGGTACTAATAATCTGAAATCATAATAAATGTTCAGTTGAGATATAGCGTATGTGATTTTAGGACTTACGATTCAACGTCATTCCTTCTATCTGAATACATCGTGTTATAGCCCTTGATGTAGGCCTCTACCAGTGCTTCGGCTGATGGTTCCTCGTATCCCTCAAACTCTTCAGGAATTGACTGGTGATTTTCTTGAATTATTGAGTCTGAGGAATTGTATAATGATGGCCAGCTATTCCAGAAGTCGGCGCCACTCGCTTCTGGAGTTCTGTCTGAGCGCCCGGAAATATCACATCCATCGCCTTGTGTGTCGTAGAGGTCGCCTTGCTCTTCAGTAAGGCGTGGTATATTCGACAATACCTCCAAGGATAATGGAGAAGTATCGTCGAGGACATAACTTTCCGATGGGCCAGCCAGAGGAGCATCGGTACCCTCGGTGGCAGCCTGGTCGAGGGGAGCCGAGTCTACAGCGGTATCCCAGTCGCCACTCAATGAGAAAAGGTCGAGGTTGAAGTCGTATGCGTTGTTTGGTGCATAGTCTTGAAGATCAGAAAAGTTGAGGGCAAATGGCATAATTGGAAGGTTGAGTAGTTGAGTTATGGTTTGAGTTGTGAAGTATATGGGGGAGAAAAAATCTGTCGACAGAGAACAATGGTCCTCTAATGTGTGTATGCAAAATCCCAGGCTCCATGTCTTATTCCGTAGAACTGGGCTATGACTCGCGTATACATCGTGTAAATATGACTAAAATCTGATGATCAATTCCCatgctttctcttcttctatAGTCACCGATGTACAGGAATTCGCAGTGCGCGTAGGCCAGACTGCGCTCCGACTTCACAGCCTTGATCATGACATGTTTTAACAACTGAAGTCAACCTCATTTCAAGACACGATGTGATCAATTTTGATCGCTTATATCTTACCATTCGCTCCAGGCGCTACGGATATGATCAATTTCTCCTCGAGGTGTCTTGAAGGATTGAGCGCTGACTCGAATCATCCTCATCGGCAAAAGTACGGATTTGTCCCACTGTCAAAAAGCCTGAGAACATCTTTGACATCAGATAACGATACACAGATCTACGCAGTTACGTTGTTGTGTGCACATCCGTGGGCAATCTGCATAATCTTATCAGTTAGTAAATGTACGTCCGGCTTTCCGGATCCCTATCCCTTCCCCTATCATTGACGCGTCAATCACGACGCGTCGTTCGTACGCATCACATGACTGAAGCCACCAGCATTTGGCCTCATGCTATGGAAAGCCAGAAAAGCGAGGTGCGCAACATAGAATTGGCAGAAAGATGTATCAAACAGATAGTATTATAGAGTATTATGATGTAACAATGTTTGCTGATAGTAATAAAATAGGGATCAAGATATGTCATTAGCTAGTGCTACCTCTGGCGTTGGCTTTGTCAATTAGCGAGCTGAGGATTGAGACAAAAAATGGAAAGCAAGTCATGGACTAAGCATAAAGCTTAAAGCTTAAAGATTTAGTGGTATACCCTCCACTCGACCTCCCCTTTGAAAGGATAGAAATTCTCTTTCCTCATTCCTCCCTTACCACCCTCGAGGACGTCGTCGAACGTGGTTTCGTAGTATATCTGTCGCGCAGCAACCTgaacaaagacaaagttAGTTTTGTGTTTAATCGAGGTCAGATTTTGAGCAATATTCCTTACATCATACTTCATCTCGCAGCTCCTCGCAAAGACGAAATGCGAAtgtcttttctctttctccaacCATCGTCTGACGAGCAGGTTCAGTTTATCGAACCCTTTGGGCTGGAAGAAAGATTAAAATTTAATCAGGTAGGTTTCACTTCAGCAATAGAAAGGGACTTACCACCTCGCCATTAGGCCCAGTCTTGATGACGGTATACCTCGGTTCGCCTCCCCCAGTCGAAACAGTCGCAGAGAGTGCCGAAGGTGGACGCTGAACAGATGCGTACGCAAAACCAGGGTCCGCCTGAGTGCTAGGCAATTCTCCCATGCCACTTTCTCTGAGCGAAGACATATCAAACCAACTACTCCCTATACTCTGAAGTGAAAACCGCTCTTTTGCAGGATGCGGCGTGTCTCCGTCCTTCGTCCGGCCAGGCAATCCCAGCGCCATAATTGCATCCACGTCTTGTACACTCCCTGCATCGTGTGCATCATCCAATGTGTCGGAGTCAGACACGTTTCCCATTCCATCTTCGTCACTGCTACTGCAGGTATAGAAGGATATGATCTCAGGGGCGTCTGCGAAATGCACGCTGAGGGGACCGACGGCTATGACGGTGGGCACAGGAATCGCATCGGGATTGTGAGCGGGATTTGGGGCGACAGGTAGAGAGGCAGCCTTCTGACCGTGACCCTGGGATCGAGCTCCAGTCGGTGCTTGCGCTGAGATTAACTCTTGGACTTTGAACGCTGTACGCAGGTCAAGAGGACGCGGACGCGGTTTGCGCCTGGACAACGCGCGGGGCCGGCGTGGAATTGGAGATCCATCCGCACGGTACAAGTCGCTGTCttcagacgacgaagaagagctCCTTGGTGAACGTAGAGGCGCGCTTCGTGATCTGCGAAGGCTGCGGTGAAGTGTGCGACCTCTCTCTACGACAGCATCAAGATCAGGTTTAGTGGCCGGCTTCGATGCAGTTGAGGCTGCCACGGGCACAGAACCGGTGTTGGCTATTGGCTTCCCTGAAGATGGGACTACGATCGTGACTGTGGTTACGGATGTTTTCACTGAATTATTGGCAGTTTGCCGATCAGCATCGAGCTCGACCGCCGTTCTCGAGGACGATGTAGATGGACTGTATGTCGTGGGGGCACGAGGCACTTTAACCGGTGCCACCTCCTTCAATGAGGTCCTCTTAGGACCGGCAACGCTCTTCACCTTCTCCCCGTGTTTCTTTGGTGATTCTGTGACCTCTGGGGCTTCTGCAATACGTACCGACCTCCTCCTGATCTCACCAATACCAGGCGCCTTTGGAAGCACCTGTACACTTTTACTGTCTTTCATATTTTCCTTATCGTCCGAAGTCTCCTTCGTAAGCGTAACTAGCCTCCGTCGTTCTTCCCTCCAGAATGAACGCGACATTCTCGCATTCGGAGGTTCTGTGCGGTATGGAATCTTGTCCACTGGAACAGCGGTGATATGATCAGCATAGATTGGTGGAGGAGGACCGGAGGGGTGGTTGGACCAGTCGTACAGATATCGGAGGTCGCGTGGTTGATTTTTCTCGGACAACGAGCTGTAAGACGATGGCTCTTGGTTTGGGGTCGTTGAAGATTTTGCAGAAGAAGGAATAGATGATGCATTCGCTACTTTGGACGTAGAGTGCTTGCTTTTGGTTGATTGAGAATTAGAGCTCGCGATCATAGGGAGCAGCTTGTCGTGTTGTGCTTGTGAATTCGGGGTTGCCGCTCCCCTGGTCGAACCACTCCCTTCACGCGTCTTTGAATGATGTGTTGGATTCACCCTGTGTCCCAACACGTACAAATCTGGTTCGTGTCTTCCAAACACGCGTTCAGGAGGCATCAAAAAGTTGGGGTCCATTTCGCGTCTCGATCTACCCCCAGCGCGATTTTTCACCTCCAGGTTCGGTTCCGATTGTGAAAAAATTGCATGGTTATAGAAACCGTCAGAGTCGGGATGTACCTGCACCGTTTTTGCCGAATCAATGACGTCCTGGTTACATGCCCTATACGAGTGCGAGAACCTGTTTGACGGTGGCTCAGTGCGATACGGTATGAGGGGAGTCTGAGTTGTAGTgagttgtggttgtggtgaaGGCTTCATGTGTAGACTGTTGACTGGCAAGGAAGGGCAAGATTTGGACGGGATAGGAGAACAAGTTGTAAAGATTCAGTGACGGCCTTTCCATGAACCAGCTTATATATAATACCCGTTGGTGCCATTATTCGATGTATAAGGTAGTATACACCGGTGCCAGTGGGTGGCACGATCAAAAAGTCCAGGACCCGCCGATTCACTGTGGCCCACCTAACGCAAAAATAGAACGAGTCATTGGACCTTCGATATCTGGTTGGTCTCCCGTGAGCCCGAGCCCGACCGTCAACGACCTTGGACGTATAGAAGGGCTCTTGAAGTTGGTTACTCCTGCGAAAGAGCGTGATTACGCGCTATATTGGCCTGACCCACAAATATTAGTACATATTATTAATAAAATTAGCTATATATCAAGAAGGGGGACTCACTTATAAATTGTGTGATAGGCATGCATTGCATCAAGTGCGGAGAGACTAGAATTTCTGTCAAGTTGTGCCAGACAACTACGATGGTCATGAACGAAGGAACGATGGAAAGGAGAAAATGTCGGCAAAAAGGCGCGATTGCTTACTAATCAGAACACAGCCACAGTATCGACAAATTTTCTAacctcttttttcttgtttaCTCACCATTTCCTCGAagtgtatggctgcccaagtggggaaatattccccgtaaacataatttgcttatttttgagaagtcTGTCAAGAAtatatggctgcccaagtggggaaatattccccgtaaatataatttccttATTTTTGACAAGTGCGTCAAGTATAAAACAAAATTTgcgcgcggaaacatttgtttggtgcccAGATTGATTTCAAGGT is a window from the Psilocybe cubensis strain MGC-MH-2018 chromosome 8, whole genome shotgun sequence genome containing:
- a CDS encoding Serine/threonine-protein kinase plo1, yielding MPPPPQPTIGGGSGHPSGMPLQRRHPLTNTAMNVNYPASAHPHQTHQNQQQQHQEGPKPPPKAPSSPPLPRQNSKTTPPSPPKVISDKTGRLQFDRVGFLGEGGFARVYEVKDQRGSRLACKVVTKASLKTKKAKTKLYAEIKIHRSLEHPNIVHFQECFEDSDNVYMTLELCPSGSLMDMLRRRRRFTEPESRFFMVQLIGACHYMHTHQVIHRDLKLGNLFLDANMNVKVGDFGLAALIENPGERKKTICGTPNYIAPEVLFDTANGHSFEVDTWSVGVILYTLVVGRPPFQTKDVKAIYKRIRDNEYEFPTERVISSAVQHLIQLILTPNPAERPTLHEIVDHTFFTQGPVPAYIPTSAHDAPPDFRHVSKAASDANLKRLRKYSLLDVDFSAAGASAGAAAGVAPSGSLPASGSSNNMSSIAASKSITSSIAQQEKEFQKAVQPGSPISALLSSARQPLVMSTNGSPGGAGPRENPLLRKLQAVKEGGAGGANGVGGLASASPLGRRSVTRGLDGIVEESDNPRAAVEAAPRAGSIRSHRRLNMMDVDGVADPEEAEEMRLRTKELEAQKARIVAQMAPVREEGDELPQDDDEDEEEERRPDPREPERLREQQQTYPTRSLREKERVPSSGDKENVNINPSTVKHGSLKPALKHTTTVTTNAPTPAPTEPLPKLNGFDAAAHTLTLAFEAKAAGRLYPAPPSAALPLPDEKVFIVSWVDYCNKYGMGYALTDGSVGVHFNDSTTVVLSADKVHFDYITSRRSGSIYVRKSYTVEEYPEDLKSKVYLLKHFERYIMDRLYGEYDWTFEDVGRERGMEWVQKYLRMKHVIVFKLSHDVLQFNFYDHSKLILSSSGQLVTHIDKHYKLTRHSLSSIMAASFQPPPPATAPQAELDKAKLNARLLEKVKYCRDVLVSIRTAGERGGVVVGGTLGVGAGPGEEERERAREGVDAAAAAAMEKERMGGLATRASKMSLR